GACCATAAAGCCTTCCCTCTGCCGGATGCCGTAAAGCAGGGATTCGATGGCCGTCCGGTGGTTTTCGCTCAAATAGAGAAACTGGGGGTCGGGCGTAAGGGAGAAGGGCTTCTCTTTCAAACCATAAAAGTCAAGGTACATCGCTTCCCCATCCGATTCGAAAGTCCGAATGCGAAATCCGTGACGAATTCAACCTCTCATCTTTTTGGAATCTCTTCGATCTTCTTACCTACCTGAAGGGTAGGGGTGATCATGATGACCAGCTCGGCCGTTTTCTTTTTCTCCGTTTTGTGGCGGAACAACCCGCCTAGGATCGGAATCGATTGCAGGACGGGAACGCCCACATAGGCCTCCTCCTTCTTCTCCTGCATCAGGCCGGCGATGATGATGGTCTGTCCATCCTTGACCCTTACCGTGGTATCGGTCTCCCTGATGCTCAAGAGGGGAAAGGTAGTTTTCCCGTCCGGCGTCACCTTCTCCCCGGTCTTTTCGGTGATGCTGGGATGGATGTTCATGATGATCGTCCCATCCTCGGCGATCTGGGGGGTGACATCCAGAATGATGCCCACATCGATCGTCACGGGATGATAGGTCTGGATCACCGTATCCCCACCTGCCGCCACCACTCCGGAGATGAAGAAGACGTCCTGGTTTCCCACCCGGATGATGGCCTTCTGGTTGTTCAGGGTGGAGATGGTGGGGCTGGAGAGGACTTTGACATCTCCTTGCTCGGCGATGGCCGACATGATATCGGAGAGGGCTACGTCCGTTCCGATGGCAAGGGTCCCACCAAAAGGTCTGATCTTGAAAGTTCCTGGGGTATCGATGGTGGTGCCGCTGGTGGTATCGCCGAGGGTAAATCCCCCTACGATCCCTGGAAATCCAGTGGTCCCCGCCTTGTTGACCAACCCCCAGGAGAGGTTCGAGATCCGCGGAAGCCCCTCGATCACCTTCCAGTTGATGCCTTCTTTGTTTTCATCCGAAAGGATGACTTCGAAAATCTTGGCCTGAATGGTGACCTGCCTCTGAGAACTTCCTTCGACCGTTTCGAGATAGGAGGCGATCTTATTGAGGTTGATCGGATAATCCGTCACTAGGATGAGGCCGGTCGATTTATTGATGATCAGTTTTTTGCCCGTCTTGTCGGCCCGCGTCCAAGAGGTTTTTTCGGGTTCCGAAGGGGATCGCTCTTCCGCCGAGCCGAAGACGATTGTCTCCAGCCCCCTCTGGATCTCTTTCCAGAGGTCCATCTCATCCACGCTCACGAGATCGCTGAAACCCGTCCTCCCCCCCGGTGAAAGGGGCATGATTCCGGCCCCTGGTTGCGATCCGGGGAGAACGATGTTTTGCTGTCCTCCACCCGTGCTGGCATAGATCTCCCTTTTCCCGCTCCGTCGGGTAGCGAGGTAGTTGAGCGTAAAGAGGCGGGTTTCCATCTGGGGCCTCAGGATCCGGATAAATTTGTCTTCTATTCGATAGGTCCAACCTAAGGGGGTGAGGAGGGCATCCAGAGCCTCTGTCAAGGTGACCCGTTTAAGATCGATGGTGATCTTGCCCGTCAATTCCGGATCGATGACAATATTGAAGTCGCTTTCTTTGGAGAAGGCCAAGAGGATCTCCTGAATATTGGCATCCCGGGCGAAGAAAGAATAGAGCTTTTCTGGAGCCTTCCGGGCCTCTTCTTTTTGGGGAATCATCAATTCCTTCAATTTCGTCTCAGAGGGAGGCTGGGGTTTGGCGAGTTCCAACTTTTGAGAGGGCAGGGGGGTCCGCTCCTTTTTGGGAGGGGAAGCGCAACTTGCCATTCCTATCTGAATTATCAGGCAGATTAAAAAAATCTTCGTTCTCATGCCTTTCTCCTTTCAGGGCGTTACCTGTCCTCCACCTTGATTTGGATCGGACTCTGGTCCAGATAGAGGGTCCTCTTTTTCCCTTCCTTTTCAAGAATCACCCGGTCGGGTCGAATCTCCACCACTTTCTCGCCTTCCACCGTGTCCCCGATGGTGACGAGAGAGCGTCCAATAGAGGCAAGGCGCACATGGTCTCGGATCAGAATGGCTTTCAGTTTGAAAGTGGGCTCCGGGGACTGGGTTTCGGCCGGTTTTATCTCCGCGGGAGGTTGGGAGGGGCTCCCCACCGGGATGGAAGGGGTCTCCTGGGAGTGATGACGGATGCCCGGAGGGAGGGCAAAAGGATCCCTTCGCGGTGGCCCAGGGTCTCTCTTCTTGGGCTGGGTAAAACCGACCTCTTGGGTTAAAAGGGCGATCCATCCCGCCATCATCACCCCTGCTAACATAGCAATCGATAGGACTCTTATACGTTTCATGTCGGCCTCTGTCCTTGTATATACATCTTCAGAGCCAGGGTCACTTTTAGGAGAGGTTGGACCTCTTCAGCCCTTTCGATCTGGAGCCTCTCTACATGAACGGGGAAAGGAAGCTCTTCCACCCCTTTTAAATAAGATTCGATCTTGGAAAAAGTGGCGTGAAGAACCAATTGGACGGTCACCTTCCGTAATCTCGAGGAGGAGGGGGTTTCCTTTTTTTCTTCGGGGAGGGCGATTTTCTCTTCGAAAGGAGTGATCGAAATCACCTTCATCTGAAAAGGGTCGCTCTCCCGGGCAAGGTGTTTCAGGAACGTTCTGAACTCTTCCCCCCTGTGTGTCCGTGCTGAAAGCCTCTCCAGTTCCTCTTCCCGTTTGAGGAGTTCCGCCTCTGCCGTTTCGGCTTCTTTGGCCAGAAGGGCAAGTTCGCTCAATTTGGCCTCCGCCGATTGAATTTCCCCCCTCAGGGCCGAAATCTTCCGGTTCGCAGGGGTATCGAAAATCCGGTCGAAGAGGAAGATCGCCACCGCGATCGACAAACCCAGCAACAAGATCTTTTCTCGCCTTTTCAACGCCATGATTTACGGTTTCTCCTGTGAGATTTGAGTATCCTCGATTTCACAAAGGATTTCGAATTCAACCGCTGAATGGTTAAATACCCTATTCTCATTGGTCGAGTTCAGTTTCACGTGGTGGAAGAAAGGGGACCTTTCAAGTCCTTCGATGATTTGAGCAATGGCCGTGAGGCCGTGTTGGACAGGACCGAAGGCAAGGGCCTTAAGGTGGAGAATCCTCTTTCCAGGAACGGTCTCCTGGATTTTTGGGTCTTGGCCCGTCTTGGTCAAAGGGGGTGAGGTCGTTTGTACTTCCAGGCTCGTTAAGGTCACGTTTTCCGGGATGAGGCTGGTGATTTCTCGGAGCAATCTCCTGTAGGGAAAGGGGGGGGCGATGGCAGAAGGGTAAAGGGAAAGGTCCTGGGCGATTTTGGCCTCTTTTTCCTTTAAAAGGGCGAGCTTGGTTCTGAGGGCCTCCAGCTTCTCCACCTTGGCCATTTTTTCATCTCGCTCTCTCTGAAGCATGGCCACTTGATCGGTTTTGTATAGGTGGGTCCCCAAAAAGATAAGGCCTGTCAGGATAGGGACGGCCACATAGAGGCTTTTTTCATTGGCCACTTTTAACCAGAGCGGTTCTTTCTCCGGTAGAAACTCGATTTGTTTCGGCCCCGAGAGGGCTACTCCGGCCGCAGAGGCAAACATTGAACCCCTCTGCTCCACACCTCCTGGATCGATGGATTTGGCCTCGAAAGGCATCCCCTTGAGGGGATTAAAAATCTCAACCGGAAGCCCCAGTTCTCCTTCGAGGTAGGGGGAGAGGTTTTTCAGATGGGCCCCGCCGCCGGTCAGAAGGACCCGATCGATCCGCTCTCCATAGAACTGAGTTTGGTAAAAGTCAAAGGAACGGCCGATCTCTGAAACCCATCTCTCCAGAACGGGTCGCATCAGAAAAGCGATCTTTGAGAGATCGATCTCCTCTCGCTCAGGAGTTCCCGCCCCCTGGACTTCGGATGGGATCCCCACTTCCTCTTTGATCTTCTCCGCTTTTTCAAAGAGAAAGGCGAGGTCTCTTTCGAAGGGGATTCCGTCGGTGATCGCCCGGGTGAGGTCGGCTCCGGCAGGGGTGATCTCGCGGCTGAACTGGAGGGTCAAGTCCTTAAAAAGATAGAGGCTGATTTTCTCGGAGCCGAGGTCAATTAAAGCGGTCGTCTCCCCGATTTTTAACCGGTCTCCCAACAACAACAGGTTCCAAAGAGCAAAGGCATTCACATCGAGATGGGATACCCGCAACCCCGCGCCGGTAGCGATGGAAAGGGTTCGGTCGATCAAGGAATTCGGGCAAGCCACGACGAGCAGGTCAAGCCTTTTCGTCCCTTCCTCGACGAATTCTCCGAGGAGGTGTGATCGAATCTGGGCGGTTTCAGGGGGATAGGGGAGATGGCTTTTCATCTCCCAGGGGAGGGCCTTGGCGAGTTCCCTTTTGGGCATGGCAGGCAGGGTCAAACGTCGAATCTGGATTCCTGAACC
This genomic interval from Thermodesulfobacteriota bacterium contains the following:
- a CDS encoding secretin and TonB N-terminal domain-containing protein — encoded protein: MASCASPPKKERTPLPSQKLELAKPQPPSETKLKELMIPQKEEARKAPEKLYSFFARDANIQEILLAFSKESDFNIVIDPELTGKITIDLKRVTLTEALDALLTPLGWTYRIEDKFIRILRPQMETRLFTLNYLATRRSGKREIYASTGGGQQNIVLPGSQPGAGIMPLSPGGRTGFSDLVSVDEMDLWKEIQRGLETIVFGSAEERSPSEPEKTSWTRADKTGKKLIINKSTGLILVTDYPINLNKIASYLETVEGSSQRQVTIQAKIFEVILSDENKEGINWKVIEGLPRISNLSWGLVNKAGTTGFPGIVGGFTLGDTTSGTTIDTPGTFKIRPFGGTLAIGTDVALSDIMSAIAEQGDVKVLSSPTISTLNNQKAIIRVGNQDVFFISGVVAAGGDTVIQTYHPVTIDVGIILDVTPQIAEDGTIIMNIHPSITEKTGEKVTPDGKTTFPLLSIRETDTTVRVKDGQTIIIAGLMQEKKEEAYVGVPVLQSIPILGGLFRHKTEKKKTAELVIMITPTLQVGKKIEEIPKR
- the pilM gene encoding type IV pilus assembly protein PilM, whose translation is MPETIGLDIGSHSIKLVGLKKTSRGPFLSCLGLKRIPQGIDREDTQALAILLRDLMEETGLQTKKVRLTVSGSGIQIRRLTLPAMPKRELAKALPWEMKSHLPYPPETAQIRSHLLGEFVEEGTKRLDLLVVACPNSLIDRTLSIATGAGLRVSHLDVNAFALWNLLLLGDRLKIGETTALIDLGSEKISLYLFKDLTLQFSREITPAGADLTRAITDGIPFERDLAFLFEKAEKIKEEVGIPSEVQGAGTPEREEIDLSKIAFLMRPVLERWVSEIGRSFDFYQTQFYGERIDRVLLTGGGAHLKNLSPYLEGELGLPVEIFNPLKGMPFEAKSIDPGGVEQRGSMFASAAGVALSGPKQIEFLPEKEPLWLKVANEKSLYVAVPILTGLIFLGTHLYKTDQVAMLQRERDEKMAKVEKLEALRTKLALLKEKEAKIAQDLSLYPSAIAPPFPYRRLLREITSLIPENVTLTSLEVQTTSPPLTKTGQDPKIQETVPGKRILHLKALAFGPVQHGLTAIAQIIEGLERSPFFHHVKLNSTNENRVFNHSAVEFEILCEIEDTQISQEKP